One Denticeps clupeoides chromosome 3, fDenClu1.1, whole genome shotgun sequence DNA window includes the following coding sequences:
- the ptcd2 gene encoding pentatricopeptide repeat-containing protein 2, mitochondrial, which produces MALRALSVSVRVLLNDFPRKSILHGARQSGCLTCQIGAKRYLLSEDIVKLQDFQQRKLAVAHRLLGVKDEYFECFNQKLQRNELILKDELKQLLHLCQTADDMVTARAAIYRYHEENRNVSFGEFKFGPLFIRLCYELGLEDMAVATLTDRSMKGFFLDSTSFNIGIDMLFTKGCYEKALDVMAEMRNQGVPFSKDTFTLAFATCYKLNSQKSYKICTVLLEEGQMKGTLIPRQAFCFATALALKQKDLEKAQNIYSQIMNTESRLCTNLRVLILATSGSIKEALSVLSSALIPESPLIKKLEFCGEVVKVLQRMSVDGPWTRQVEQLLDQLQQAGQVTQLSMDDLLCHTPPGKRKPVRVLEERKSRRTLRPLKSSLFLE; this is translated from the exons ATGGCGCTGAGAGCGCTGAGCGTCAGTGTACGAGTGCTCTTAAATGATTTCCCACGGAAGAGTATACTTCATGGTGCACGTCAGTCGGGGTGTTTAACTTGTCAAATTGGAG CAAAAAGATATCTCCTTTCTGAGGACATTGTGAAGCTCCAGGACTTCCAGCAGAGGAAGCTTGCTGTGGCTCATCGGCTTTTGGGAGTAAAGG ATGAGTACTTTGAGTGTTTTAATCAGAAACTTCAGAGGAACGAGTTGATTTTGAAGGATGAATTGAAGCAGCTTCTGCACTTGTGTCAGACTGCAGATGACATGGTCACAGCAAGGGCCGCAATCTACAG GTACCATGAGGAgaacagaaatgtttcttttggaGAGTTCAAATTTGGGCCACTATTTATAAGGCTCTGCTATGAACTTGGACTAGAGGACATGGCTGTTGCTACACTGACTGACAGG TCaatgaaaggattttttttggACTCTACCTCATTCAACATTGGCATAGATATGCTATTTACAAAAGGATGCTATGAGA AGGCTCTTGATGTGATGGCTGAGATGAGGAACCAAGGTGTTCCATTCAGTAAAGACACCTTCACCCTTGCCTTTGCTACCTGTTACAAACTA AATAGTCAAAAATCGTACAAAATCTGTACGGTCCTTTTGGAGGAGGGACAGATGAAAGGAACACTCATCCCTAGACAAGCCTTCTGTTTTGCTACAGCTCTCGCTCTTAAACAG aaAGATTTGGAGAAAGCCCAAAACATTTATTCTCAGATAATGAACACAGAAAGTCGTCTCTGCACAAACCTCAGA gtgCTGATATTAGCCACTTCAGGATCTATTAAGGAGGCGTTGTCTGTCCTTTCTTCTGCTCTCATCCCTGAAAGTCCACTAATTAAGAAGCTGGAGTTTTGTGGGGAAGTG GTGAAGGTGTTGCAGAGGATGAGTGTAGATGGCCCATGGACCAGACAGGTTGAGCAGCTTCTTGATCAGCTACAGCAGGCCGGTCAGGTCACCCAGCTGAGTATGGACGATTTGCTGTGCCACACCCCACCAGGGAAACGGAAGCCTGTGCGAGTCCTGGAGGAAAGGAAAAGCCGGAGAACTCTTCGGCCACTGAAGTCCTCCCTGTTTTTGGAGTGA